One genomic region from Caldalkalibacillus thermarum encodes:
- a CDS encoding aspartate aminotransferase family protein: MAIVTHQDPLQLLKSRTQKSFELFKEAQKVMPGGVTANIKYFEPYPIIMEAAEGARLKDVDGNEYVDYLLAYGALILGHGHQKVMNAVIRQMVTKGTTIYGTPHELEMEMAKRLIKLYPGIEQVRYTNSGTEATLLAIRVAHAYTGKPKIAKFEGHYHGGYDQVLLSINPPLEQAGPADRPVAVPDSAGVDPYYQEHTVILPFNDLEACAAILKEQADQLAAVVVEPVQAGFIPATEAFMRGLRKLTEELGILLIFDEVKTCFRVALGGAQSVYGVTPDLTALGKVLGGGFPIGAVGGKKEIMEVASPHGKKDVFEMNVTSKKKDVLFHSGTYNGHPSVLAAGLATLDVLEDQDNFETIVRTTEKLRRGLENVLKYYQVPAQTLGMGTIFNVVMTAEKITNYRDLQNANLSLRRELDYHLLTLGIYTKPLNRYSLSLAHGDREIQQTIDAYEAAVKRLLVARGSLVQD, translated from the coding sequence ATGGCGATTGTAACCCATCAAGATCCACTTCAATTGTTGAAAAGCAGGACACAAAAATCATTTGAACTGTTTAAAGAGGCCCAGAAAGTGATGCCGGGCGGTGTGACAGCCAATATAAAATATTTTGAGCCTTATCCTATTATTATGGAAGCAGCGGAAGGGGCAAGGTTGAAAGATGTTGATGGCAACGAGTATGTGGATTACTTGCTGGCTTACGGGGCATTGATTCTGGGGCATGGCCACCAAAAAGTGATGAATGCGGTCATCAGACAGATGGTAACCAAAGGCACCACTATTTATGGAACACCCCATGAATTGGAGATGGAGATGGCCAAACGGCTCATCAAGTTGTATCCAGGGATAGAGCAGGTCCGTTACACCAACTCAGGTACAGAAGCAACATTACTGGCTATTCGTGTGGCCCATGCTTACACGGGCAAACCGAAAATTGCCAAATTTGAAGGGCATTATCATGGAGGCTATGACCAAGTGCTCTTAAGCATCAATCCGCCGCTTGAACAAGCAGGCCCGGCCGACAGACCTGTTGCTGTGCCCGATTCAGCAGGAGTGGATCCTTACTATCAAGAGCATACGGTGATTTTGCCATTTAATGATCTTGAGGCCTGTGCTGCCATCTTAAAAGAGCAGGCTGATCAACTGGCCGCCGTTGTCGTGGAACCTGTACAAGCTGGTTTTATTCCAGCCACTGAAGCGTTTATGCGCGGCTTGCGCAAGTTAACAGAAGAACTGGGCATCCTGTTGATCTTTGATGAAGTGAAAACCTGCTTCCGGGTCGCCCTCGGCGGGGCCCAGTCTGTTTACGGCGTGACTCCTGATCTGACGGCTCTAGGCAAAGTGCTCGGCGGAGGATTCCCGATTGGGGCTGTCGGTGGGAAAAAAGAGATTATGGAAGTCGCCTCTCCGCACGGCAAAAAAGATGTGTTTGAAATGAATGTCACCTCGAAGAAGAAGGACGTTCTCTTCCACAGCGGGACCTATAACGGACATCCGTCGGTTTTGGCTGCCGGCCTGGCCACACTGGATGTGCTGGAGGACCAAGACAATTTTGAAACCATTGTCAGAACCACTGAAAAGCTTAGACGCGGTTTGGAAAATGTGTTAAAATATTATCAAGTTCCTGCGCAGACGTTGGGCATGGGGACCATCTTTAACGTGGTCATGACCGCTGAAAAAATCACGAACTACCGCGATCTGCAAAATGCAAATCTTTCCCTCAGGAGGGAGCTGGACTATCATCTTTTAACGTTAGGGATTTACACTAAGCCTTTGAACCGTTATTCATTATCATTGGCCCATGGTGATCGTGAAATACAGCAAACGATTGATGCTTATGAAGCGGCAGTCAAGCGCTTGCTGGTGGCGAGAGGTTCGCTGGTCCAAGACTGA